Proteins encoded within one genomic window of Ideonella dechloratans:
- the ccoP gene encoding cytochrome-c oxidase, cbb3-type subunit III: MSDFFNIGWSVYIAAIVIGGLVFCLALLIIASRRRVMADDNSTGHVWDEDLKEMNNPLPRWWMGLFVITVVFAAIYLALYPGLGANKGTLQWSAVGQLQAENEKARAAMAPVYASFANLTAADLAKNSQAMAIGERLFVNNCAQCHGSDARGSKGFPNLTDKDWLGGDGSPEYIEKTILNGRQGVMPVMAPAVGTPEDVRNVANYVLSLSGSPHNSVAAQLGKPKFVVCAACHGPEGKGNPVIGAPNLTDKIWLHGWGEQAVMDMVNHGKTNVMPPQGQRFTPEQIKVLTAYVWNLSQNTKVAAQ, translated from the coding sequence ATGAGTGACTTTTTCAACATCGGATGGTCGGTCTATATCGCGGCCATCGTGATTGGGGGTCTCGTCTTCTGCCTGGCGTTGTTGATCATCGCCAGCCGCCGGAGAGTGATGGCCGATGACAACAGCACGGGCCACGTCTGGGACGAGGACCTCAAGGAAATGAACAACCCGCTGCCTCGCTGGTGGATGGGCCTGTTCGTGATCACGGTGGTCTTTGCCGCGATCTACCTCGCGCTCTACCCCGGCCTGGGGGCCAACAAGGGGACGCTGCAGTGGTCCGCCGTGGGCCAGCTGCAGGCTGAGAACGAGAAGGCGCGTGCCGCCATGGCGCCGGTGTATGCCAGCTTTGCCAACCTGACGGCAGCCGATCTGGCCAAGAATTCGCAGGCCATGGCGATCGGCGAACGCCTCTTCGTGAACAACTGTGCCCAGTGTCACGGCTCCGATGCGCGCGGCAGCAAGGGCTTCCCGAACCTGACCGACAAGGACTGGCTGGGCGGCGACGGCAGCCCCGAGTACATCGAGAAGACCATCCTCAATGGGCGGCAGGGCGTGATGCCCGTGATGGCGCCTGCGGTGGGGACGCCTGAAGATGTGCGCAACGTGGCGAACTATGTGCTGAGCCTGTCGGGCAGCCCCCACAACTCCGTGGCCGCTCAATTGGGCAAGCCCAAGTTCGTGGTCTGCGCTGCCTGCCATGGCCCGGAAGGCAAGGGCAATCCGGTCATCGGCGCGCCCAATCTGACCGACAAGATCTGGCTGCATGGGTGGGGCGAACAGGCGGTGATGGACATGGTCAATCATGGCAAGACCAATGTGATGCCGCCGCAAGGTCAGCGTTT
- a CDS encoding cbb3-type cytochrome oxidase subunit 3, whose protein sequence is MSIDLNSLRSIVTVVSLLLFIGLMVWTWSRRRQSAFDEAAQLPFLDDDAPGSTSTHK, encoded by the coding sequence ATGTCGATCGATCTGAACTCGCTGCGCAGCATCGTGACCGTGGTGTCCCTGCTGCTGTTCATCGGGCTGATGGTGTGGACCTGGAGTCGTCGGCGTCAGTCCGCCTTCGATGAGGCGGCCCAACTGCCATTTCTGGACGACGACGCGCCCGGTTCCACGTCCACCCACAAATGA
- the ccoS gene encoding cbb3-type cytochrome oxidase assembly protein CcoS: MDILYLLIPLSAVLVLVIIGVFGWALHRGQFDDLEREGERILQQDATVVDDDQAPRQGVQKQSNPSQ, encoded by the coding sequence ATGGACATTCTCTACCTGCTGATACCGCTCTCCGCCGTGCTGGTGCTCGTGATCATCGGCGTGTTCGGCTGGGCCCTGCATCGGGGTCAGTTTGACGACCTGGAGCGCGAAGGTGAGCGGATCCTGCAACAGGACGCGACCGTCGTTGATGACGATCAAGCGCCCCGTCAGGGTGTTCAAAAACAATCCAACCCGTCTCAGTGA
- the ccoN gene encoding cytochrome-c oxidase, cbb3-type subunit I: MANSSAPAQPAYTDAVVRGFALVAVLYGIVGMLVGVIVASQLAWPELINGIPWLTYGRLRPLHTNAVIFAFGGSVLFATSYHVVQRTCQTALFLPKLAWFTFIGWNLIVLSAVVTLPLGMTSGKEYAELEWPIDIAIAIVWVAYAVVFFGTIGIRKVRHIYVANWFFGAFIIAVALLHIVNSAEVPVTLWPMKSYSAYAGVQDAMVQWWYGHNAVGFFLTAGFLGIMYYYIPKQAERPVYSYRLSIVHFWALIFTYMWAGPHHLHYTALPDWAQSVGMIFSLVLLAPSWGGMINGIMTLSGAWHKLRDDPILKFLIVSLSFYGMSTFEGPMMSIKTVNALSHYTDWTVGHVHSGALGWVGMVSIGALYHLIPRMFGRKSMYSTRAIELHFWIATIGIVLYIAAMWIAGVMQGLMWRAVNPDGTLVYSFVESVKATYPFYVIRVCGGLLYLTGMVIMAWNTIMTVANGRAVPTPIPAVPAHA, translated from the coding sequence ATGGCAAATAGTTCCGCGCCGGCGCAACCGGCATACACAGACGCCGTGGTGAGGGGGTTCGCCCTCGTCGCGGTGTTGTACGGCATCGTAGGGATGCTGGTAGGGGTGATCGTCGCGTCCCAGTTGGCGTGGCCTGAACTCATCAACGGCATCCCCTGGTTGACCTATGGTCGCCTGCGGCCGCTGCACACGAATGCTGTGATCTTTGCATTTGGCGGCTCGGTGCTTTTTGCCACCAGCTATCACGTGGTCCAGCGCACCTGCCAGACCGCCCTGTTCCTGCCCAAGCTGGCCTGGTTCACCTTCATCGGCTGGAACCTGATCGTGCTGTCGGCGGTGGTGACCCTGCCGCTGGGCATGACCAGCGGCAAGGAGTACGCCGAACTCGAGTGGCCGATCGACATTGCCATCGCCATCGTGTGGGTGGCCTATGCGGTCGTGTTCTTCGGCACCATCGGCATCCGCAAGGTGCGCCACATCTATGTGGCCAACTGGTTCTTCGGCGCCTTCATCATCGCCGTGGCCTTGCTGCACATCGTCAACAGTGCCGAAGTGCCCGTCACCCTGTGGCCGATGAAGTCCTACTCCGCCTATGCGGGTGTCCAGGACGCGATGGTCCAGTGGTGGTACGGCCACAACGCTGTGGGCTTCTTCCTGACCGCGGGCTTCCTGGGGATCATGTACTACTACATCCCCAAGCAGGCCGAGCGTCCCGTGTACTCGTATCGCCTGTCGATCGTGCACTTCTGGGCCCTGATCTTCACCTACATGTGGGCGGGCCCCCACCACCTGCACTACACCGCGCTGCCCGACTGGGCCCAGTCGGTGGGCATGATCTTCTCGCTGGTGCTGCTGGCGCCCTCCTGGGGCGGCATGATCAACGGCATCATGACCCTGTCGGGTGCCTGGCATAAGCTGCGCGACGACCCGATCCTGAAGTTCCTGATCGTGTCCCTGTCGTTCTACGGCATGTCGACCTTCGAAGGCCCGATGATGTCGATCAAGACCGTGAACGCGCTGTCGCACTACACGGACTGGACCGTCGGCCACGTGCATTCCGGTGCCTTGGGCTGGGTGGGCATGGTGTCGATCGGCGCCCTGTATCACCTGATTCCCCGCATGTTCGGCCGCAAGAGCATGTACAGCACCCGTGCGATCGAACTGCACTTCTGGATCGCCACCATCGGCATCGTGCTCTACATCGCCGCGATGTGGATTGCCGGTGTGATGCAGGGTCTGATGTGGCGCGCAGTGAACCCGGACGGCACGCTGGTCTACAGCTTTGTCGAGTCGGTCAAGGCCACCTATCCGTTCTACGTGATTCGCGTCTGTGGCGGCCTGCTGTATCTGACCGGCATGGTGATCATGGCCTGGAACACGATCATGACTGTCGCCAATGGCCGTGCCGTGCCGACGCCGATTCCGGCCGTGCCGGCACACGCCTGA
- the ccoO gene encoding cytochrome-c oxidase, cbb3-type subunit II, which yields MASQHKPSGHEKIETSNFLMIVLILIAVAFGGLVEIVPLFFQHSTTQPVPGLKPYTPLQLAGRDVYIREGCYNCHSQMIRPFRAETLRYGPYSVAGEFVYDHPFQWGSKRTGPDLQRVGGRYSDEWHRVHLNNPRDVVPESNMPSFPWLKDNTLDPAAIGPKMSALRKVGVPYTDAEIAAAGDEVKGKTELDALVAYLQVLGTARK from the coding sequence ATGGCGAGCCAACACAAGCCATCTGGTCACGAGAAGATCGAGACCAGTAACTTCCTGATGATCGTCCTGATCCTGATCGCCGTGGCGTTCGGTGGTCTGGTCGAGATCGTTCCACTGTTCTTCCAGCACTCCACCACCCAGCCGGTGCCGGGCCTCAAGCCCTACACCCCGCTGCAGCTGGCGGGCCGGGATGTCTACATCCGCGAGGGCTGCTACAACTGCCACTCCCAGATGATCCGTCCCTTCCGGGCGGAAACGCTGCGCTACGGCCCGTACTCGGTCGCAGGCGAGTTCGTCTATGACCACCCCTTCCAGTGGGGCAGCAAGCGGACGGGCCCGGATCTGCAGCGCGTGGGGGGCCGCTACAGCGATGAGTGGCACCGCGTGCATCTGAACAATCCGCGTGATGTGGTGCCCGAGTCCAACATGCCTTCCTTCCCCTGGCTGAAGGACAACACCCTGGATCCGGCGGCTATCGGCCCGAAGATGAGCGCGCTGCGCAAGGTGGGTGTTCCCTACACCGATGCGGAGATCGCCGCTGCAGGCGACGAGGTGAAGGGCAAGACCGAGCTGGACGCCCTGGTGGCCTACCTGCAGGTCCTGGGCACGGCCCGCAAGTGA